From the candidate division WOR-3 bacterium genome, one window contains:
- a CDS encoding tetratricopeptide repeat protein, translating to MIFFFLILVFSGEEEELYKLRKEYILPLSVEPSFVEKGEAYLNLAVIDIKLKDFDRASRELKKASFYGRKKEAIYLEGVINYLKGDIEKAVSNFKKIDEWEYIFFLENLYTLSLGNPIEKEIINKFPDSLGFYFVFYEEDSLKILDWLGKASIPLWQNFLGRGYLCYEGGKYRRALNYFRESYKIKETQLTGVYIIATLFQLSEFDSLISFQERASINTPLTNYLKGEAYYKKGKMEKALEIFLSDSFPFYETHKLFGAGWCMYQLGEYSQSVSLFKKFLDIYKEGELKQYALYRIGRALLKQGKVESIDYFKEIVEKYPSSPLRDDAYLLLGKINFLLNKEDEAIRWFELLLKEYPSSSWLPIAYKYLGEIFLNKEEFGKAYRCYKEILSLKGISLDLLDEAQYKILEIRWRRGEFPTKIHMYKVFVEKYPKSPRTPSLLLKIAEYYEVAKRYDLAIQFNKKVLFDYPGSLEAKEALFNAVRVYEEMGEFPKAIELLENNIEGEPDLKEKIYLKLGENFAKMRDFKKAIEYYKKVSTDSLKPYSLYQIALLYQELGFLEEARIPLRNIIEKFPDSDYIGKTYLLLAKTYFQEGALKTAIEILNKGLKNLGDKETGELLSFKATIYCELNDEEALELYLESANKITDRKSKIEVLEKGRECAIRLNKTDKVELFENLIKDLKSQ from the coding sequence TTGATTTTCTTTTTTTTGATCTTAGTTTTTTCTGGTGAAGAGGAAGAATTATATAAATTAAGAAAAGAGTATATTTTACCTCTTTCTGTGGAGCCTTCTTTTGTAGAAAAGGGAGAAGCTTATTTAAATCTTGCCGTAATTGATATAAAACTTAAAGATTTTGATAGAGCTTCTCGGGAGTTGAAAAAAGCTTCTTTTTATGGTAGAAAAAAGGAAGCAATTTATCTTGAGGGTGTTATTAATTACCTAAAGGGTGATATTGAGAAAGCAGTTTCAAATTTTAAGAAGATAGATGAGTGGGAATACATATTTTTTTTAGAAAATTTGTATACTCTTTCTCTTGGAAATCCAATTGAAAAAGAAATTATAAATAAGTTTCCTGATTCTCTTGGTTTTTATTTTGTCTTTTATGAAGAGGATTCTTTAAAAATTTTGGATTGGCTTGGAAAGGCTTCTATACCTTTATGGCAGAATTTTCTTGGTAGAGGATATCTTTGTTATGAGGGAGGAAAATATAGAAGAGCTTTAAACTATTTTAGAGAGTCTTATAAAATAAAAGAAACACAACTTACAGGAGTATATATTATAGCTACTTTATTTCAACTTTCTGAATTTGATAGTCTTATTTCTTTTCAGGAAAGGGCTTCTATAAATACCCCTCTTACTAATTATCTAAAAGGAGAGGCTTATTATAAGAAAGGAAAAATGGAGAAAGCCTTAGAAATTTTTCTTTCTGACAGCTTTCCTTTTTATGAAACTCATAAGCTTTTTGGAGCAGGTTGGTGTATGTATCAACTTGGAGAGTATTCTCAAAGTGTTTCATTATTTAAAAAATTCCTTGATATCTATAAAGAGGGAGAACTTAAACAATATGCTTTGTATCGGATAGGAAGAGCTCTATTAAAACAAGGGAAAGTTGAAAGTATTGACTACTTTAAGGAAATAGTAGAAAAATATCCTTCTTCTCCTCTTAGAGATGATGCTTATTTATTACTCGGCAAAATTAATTTTCTTCTTAATAAAGAAGACGAAGCAATTAGATGGTTTGAGTTACTTTTAAAAGAATATCCTTCTTCTTCGTGGTTACCAATCGCTTATAAATATCTTGGAGAAATTTTTTTAAATAAGGAAGAATTTGGCAAAGCTTATAGATGTTATAAAGAGATATTGTCGCTAAAAGGAATTTCTCTGGATTTGTTGGATGAGGCACAATATAAGATTTTGGAAATAAGATGGAGAAGAGGAGAATTCCCTACAAAAATACATATGTATAAGGTTTTTGTGGAAAAATATCCTAAAAGTCCTAGAACACCTTCTCTTCTTCTTAAAATAGCAGAGTATTATGAGGTAGCGAAGAGATACGATCTGGCAATTCAATTTAATAAAAAAGTGCTTTTTGATTATCCGGGATCCCTTGAGGCTAAAGAAGCTTTGTTTAATGCTGTGAGAGTTTATGAAGAGATGGGTGAATTCCCTAAGGCTATAGAGCTTCTTGAGAACAATATAGAAGGAGAACCTGATTTGAAAGAAAAGATTTACTTGAAGCTCGGGGAGAATTTTGCAAAAATGAGGGATTTTAAAAAAGCGATTGAATATTATAAGAAGGTTTCTACAGATAGCCTTAAACCATATTCTTTATATCAAATCGCCTTGCTTTATCAAGAATTAGGTTTTTTAGAAGAGGCTCGAATTCCTCTTAGGAATATTATAGAGAAATTTCCGGATTCGGATTATATAGGGAAAACTTATCTTCTTCTTGCAAAAACATATTTCCAGGAAGGTGCTTTGAAAACTGCAATTGAGATTCTAAATAAAGGATTGAAAAATTTGGGAGATAAAGAAACGGGAGAGCTTCTTTCCTTTAAAGCCACTATATATTGCGAATTAAACGATGAAGAAGCTCTTGAATTGTATTTAGAAAGTGCTAATAAGATTACAGATAGGAAAAGTAAGATTGAGGTTTTAGAAAAAGGGAGAGAATGTGCAATAAGACTTAATAAGACTGATAAAGTGGAACTGTTTGAGAATTTGATAAAAGATTTAAAATCTCAGTGA